In Eulemur rufifrons isolate Redbay chromosome 2, OSU_ERuf_1, whole genome shotgun sequence, the sequence ACACTGCATCTATCactaatttcttttattcatgACCCTAAACATTGatgttttcatttagaaaaaaaaaattgtttctgagacacagtcttgctctgttgccctagctagagtgcagtggtgtcagcttagctcacagcaacctcaaactcctgggctcacacgatgctcctgcctcagcctccagagtagctgggactacaggcacgcaccacgatgcccggctaattttttctatttttggtagagatggggtcctgctcttgttcaggctggtctcgaactcctgagctcaaactatcctcctgcctctgcctcccaaagtgctaggattacaggcatgagccaccaagcccagcctataaatttttcttaagtgAATTTTCATTACTTTCTTTGTTATTATCATACATATTTTGGAACCAATGCACACAAAGGGTGTTTCATCAACTTTAATGTTGTCTCCTTCAGTAATATGCACATGATATTAGGAGGGTTTCCAAGAATTTGCACAGTCATTCCCAACTCAGCTTCTCCCCTGTTGTTAAGAGAAGCAATGGTTAGGGTTTCCTATCACCATCACAGTCCTGCATTTGGtaggtttttttctccctctcttagAGATTGCTTCTTAGACTTTGACCGTTCATCTTTAGCAGGCAATACTGTAGTCACTGGACCAAACCCCAGCCTTGACTTCTCTACTGGAATCACAGTGACATTTTGATTAGGGGGACGGGATCTGGAACTTAAGTAGTTGAGAAAAGAGATGATCCCTAGGGGGAGAGAAGAGGTTGAGGTGAGGTTCAACAGACAATGGCCTTTTGGCTTCTGAAATTCTTACTCATCCTTTAATACTCAGTTCAGTAGTATCTTTTGGTGAACCCTTCTATCCCCCAGCAGAGTTACTTTATTCTCCTGTGCTCCCATTGCTCAATAGACTTGTTTGGACAAAGCTTGAGCCTCCTGGATTCAAATCATAGCTTCACTACTTTCTGTGTGGTcgtgggcaagttactcaatctGTCCATGCCTCACTTTGTGAAAGAACAGGTTACAAATTCTAGGTTTTCAGACTCCAAAATCCGTGCTTTCTTCACCATATCACACTGACTCTCcatgtataaatattttgaataggcACAGTCAGTGCTTCTATTTCTCCTAGATTCCACTTCCCTTTCCAGAAgtgatttatttccctttccATCCTTCTAGTATAGGGCAGGGGACAAACTCACCAGCAAACGCGCATAAGAAGTCACTCCACCAGTTAATATGATAGGTCCATAGAAGATCTGACTCTATGGCATCCGTAGTATACCAGTAGACCTGCGCCACAAacaggctgaggcagaggagcaAACAGGTGGCTAGGACCAGTGGGAAAGATGTCACAACCCATCAGCGTCTTCAGTCTGCCTTGaccaccacccccagctcttCTTCTGCCTCCAGAGGCCGTATGTATGGATCAAAAGGATGAAAACTTGAGCACTGACCACgatgagggagagaaaggggccTCTACCCTAGAGTAAGGTCCACTAAGGTGTGTTTTACAAAATAAGATAAGGCATGTAGCTAGCAACTTGGTGTTGATACTGAAGAAGACGAGCAAAGGGGTAAGAAAGAGTTCAAAAGCCCCACAGAGGAACTTTATTACCTTGACTATTTTGCCATGGTGTTAACCCTGCCAGTCTAGGTCTGTACCTGAGATGAAGCTGAGCATGGATACCTTCAGATCCAGGTTGCGGGTCGTGCTTCCTCTTCTAGGGAGGCAAGAGCTGAAGAGCCAGCCAAGGAGAATGAGCATGGTGAGGACGGAGATGAGGAAGAAAGCCCTGGAATATTGGAGATAATCTGcaagaagaagaggaaaggaaaggcttGATTCGTTCAGTGACGGACGTCCCCTTGAGAGtctcagagaaggaaggaaagacaaagCAGAGTGCGCTACGTGGCATCCTCTTTCCCAGCTCTTCTCTGTCACTTGGAATTTCTTTACTATGATTAAGGTGAAGATGATGTACAAATACTTCTGGGTACATAAATGTAAATTTAGATGTAAACTAGTCTATAAGAGGTGAGACTAgtcacaaaatggattaaaactttttcttgtttctaattCTAATgctaaaagtaatatatttttaatataggtaTTGGAAAGACTACAAAAGTACaaagaggcaggaagaaaatCAGACACAACCCTATTACCTAGAGGCAACCATTGTcaacatttgattttatttctttctattattgttCCACCTTCTGTACATGGTGGCTATGATACTAGATATCATGTGGACTTACCTCTTAAGATTATGTGATTTTTCCCAGGTTTCTGTGgtaaacatcatttttaatggctacgAAATAGTCTATCATATTAATGTACTTTGCTTAATGATATACCCATTGCTGAACTTGGGGTTTGTTTCtatctgttttttctctttcagatttATCTGTTGTGTACAGACCTTGTCAGCCTGTAACTACAAAATGAAGTCACGTTTGCTTTTACTTTGGCTTCCATATTGTAAGGATTTCAAGCCCCAAATTGCAGGAATTTAACACTGCAAAAAACTCTCCCATTTTTTCTGAGACCCCGCCCCCAAGGAGAGGGGTCTCACATTTGTTCAAGAAGAGGTCTgccaacctacagaatggaagaaaatatttgcaaaggccaggtgcagtggctcacgcctgtaatcctagcactctgggaggccgaggtgggcagattgagcttaggagttcgagaccagcctgagcaagagtgagatcccgtctctattaaaaaaaatagaaagaaattatctggccaactaaaaatatatatagaaaaaattagccgggcatggtacctgtagtcccagctatttgggaggctgaggcagaaggattgcttgtgcccaggagttgcaggttgctgtgagctaggctgacgccatggcactctagctagggcaacagagtgagactctgtctcaaaaaaaaaagaaaagaaaagaaaagaaagaaaagaaaagaaaaagaaaatatttgtaaattactcatctgacaggggattaatattcagaatatacaaggaactgaaGCCTTCAAcagcaaaaaagcaaacaatccaattaaaaaaatgggcaaatgatctgaatagacatttctcaaaagcagacatacaaatagccaatagatatatgaaaaatgctcaacatcactaatcatcagggaagtgtaAGTCAAAgtcacaatgaggtatcaccttaccccagtcagggtgactattttcaaaaagacaataaatgctggtgagaatgtggaaaaaagggaactcttatatgctgttggtgggaatgcaaactagtggAGAATGGTATGAAGGtccctcaaaaaattacaaataaaactaccatatgatacagcaatcccactatgggaatttatccaaaggaaaggaaatcattatattgGAGAGGCATCTGcatccccatgtttattgcagtgttattcacaatatccagcagatgaatggataaagaaaatgtgatacatacacactgtggaataatatttagccataaagaagaatgaagtcctgtcatttgcagcaacatggatggaactggaggacattatgttacgtgaaataagccagaaacagaaagttaaacaccaaaTATTCTtatcatatgtggaagctaaaaaaagttgatctcatggaaataaaaagtaGCATAGAGGATACCAGAAAATAGGAAGGGTAGGGGGaaaggagggacagggagagatttgttaaaggatacaaaattacagctccATAGGAGGAATAAATcctagtgttctataccactgtaggatgactacagttaacaataatatattatatagtttcaaatagatAGAggggcactctgggaggccgaggtgggcggatcgtttgagctcaggagttcgagaccagcctgagcaagagcgagaccccacctctactaaaaatagaaagaaattatatggacagctaaaaatatatatagaaaaaattagccgggcatggtggcgcatgcctgtagtcccagctactcgggaggctgagacaggaggatcgcttgagctcaggagtttgaggttgctgtgagctaggctgacgccacggcactcactctagcctgggcaacagagtgagactctgtctcaaaaaaaaaaaaaaaaaaaaaaaaaacaaaaaacaaatagataGAGGGAATGttgtcaccacaaagaaatgatgtcTGAGATggtggatatgctaattaccctaatcTGTTCACTGTATattacatgtattgaaacatcagtATGTATgccatgaatatgtacaactatttgtcaatttaaaaaattaaattaaaaaaagaagaggtgTGTTAACGTTCTTTTGCTCCGATGCCATTACGTAAGTGCCACACCACTCCTTCTTCCCTCATCACTTGGCACCAGGCAGGTCTCTGTTCTCCTGGGCTCTGCCACTGCAGATTGGATGTTGGTTAGAGAGAGGtagggtggggtggagagggtgGGGGGGATGTTAAACCTTCCTTTTTTGCTACCATATCCCTAACATGGAATGGATTCTTCCTTTGACTTCCCCATCagtaatttactaaatatttaagaaatagaggataatttataattacaagCTTTTCTGAGATCCCAGAGACCCAGCAATATCTTCAATATCCCATATAGGATGCCTCTTTGTCTGGATTCTTTCCTGTCCCAATGTGGCAGGGGCTAGCTCATCCCACCACTGAAAGTTCTCTAAGCACTTCTATGCCTAAAAATCCAATTCCAGCTTCCAACTAACCTAGAGAGAAGAAATTATGTACTAATGTATCAAGTTTATCCCAGTCTAATATCTGCCTTCTAAGTTTCATTTTGTTCTCCAGAACATGACACTTATTAATATGATCAATAATGGTCATTTTCATTACCCATAGGGGTAAATTTTTCTGTGGCCTTAACAAGTTAGCTAGATTAAAACATAATAATTCAAGAGCAGCACATTTTCTAAAGACTAGATCATTCAGAATTATAGCATATATATAGCAGTGTATATACTATTAGCAGTACATAAAGCCTGTCAGAACCATTAGCCCAGATTGAGCCGTATAAAGCTCAGGGTGATAGGCATCTTTTGCAATATTTAGCCCACGATCCCCCATAGGCCCTAGAAGCCCTTGCCGATAGCGTCGGACCATTGTCTCAACCCCCTGACTATAGCCAGCTGGACCAAGGAAGGGAATCTGACTCGTGTTGGAACAATCTTATTTTTATGCTTGGaactttggatttctttttttgcttgcttGAATGAAGAAGTTGTAAAGTTAGACTAGGATATCACCTTTTGGGCACTTACacactaataaaaaaagaaaaactgagctGTAGAGATAAAACAAAGATGAGTGACAAAGTGACTCTATAACAACTAAGTGATTGGCTTGATTTTCTTTGTCTGAGATTCCAGCTTCCTATGTAATCCCCTAAGGCCCAGCGAACTTCCTGCCCTTGGGAGTCTATGAGATTCTTCTGAATCTTTGTAAACAAGTTCACTCTTTAGCTTATACTAGTTCAAATGATTCtataataatattcaaaatatcaaggaGCACTGCCAAAGATATCTCCCGTCCAACTCATCTAAGATATAAAGCCCAATTCCTCCTCTACCATGAAGGGAAGACTGTAACTTCATATTCTTCTCACAATCTTTTCTGTCTTAGCTCCTCATCTCCTGAGAGCTACATAAACAAGATCCTCACAGTTCCACAGGAACAGCTAAAGACTTGCAGCATAGAAGAGTTTAACCAAGTCTACTAGTAATAATCATATACAACAAAGTACATAACCAAACCAAACACTTAGCTTCAGATATAAAACATCTGCATTTGGTTAACTTCAATAGTTTTTTTATTCGtgtaactaaaaaataaaaaaaattggtccCAAAGCTGAATTCAAGCTTCCATTTCCTGTATGACCAAAACTGAGTTCAGCTTTTAAATGAGAGTTTTTACAGCAGGTTATCCATCAAAGTTTCAAAAATCTTAGAATCTAAATTACAAAAGATCCTGCTTGTATGTTTCAGTAAAAAGCCTTGATCCAGAAAGAGAAGTGCCCTAGATGAAAGGAACACACCCACGTGTCACCCACGTAGGTCACCTGTATCCAAACATTTCTGAAGTTTTCCTTACTGCTATGTTTTGATGTGAACTTAAATTGCAAGAATAGCAAGACAAGCCTCACAGCTTACTAAAAGCAATGAAGCTAACActccaggaagaggaaggatgCCACTTTCTATTTGGAGAGGACGAAGACCAAATCACTTGAGAAACTTGGTAAGATTCTTGCTGGTGTTCTCAGGATCAGCCTGATCAGTGATGCTGCACTTAAAAGCACTATCGGGTAGGACATAAAAGCTATCAAGACTAAAGGGGGAACCACCCCACCAGGCAGCAGTAGTGTTCTGTGGCATCCCCTCACATctcagtaaaatgaaaacattcaccACGTGGCAGTTTGTAAATGACGGTCAGGACCTCCTCCTACTGTTGTGGAAGTAAAACTTTGCCAGGGAGATTTTGGAAAGTGATAGGGGCAGGGCTATCAGCTGTCCCATCCTTGTGAACAAATAGGTTTGGTTAACACTAGATGCTTTTCTCTAAGCCTGCTGACACCCTGGAAGGAGGCAATGGGGAAACCAAGATGACATGAGAAGAAAGGAGCAGAGGAGAGAAGCCAGCCGTATTTATGCTAAGCCCCTGGTGTTAGCTGTTCCAAAGAGATTTGCCAGCAGGACTCTCCTCACTGCACAGTAGGTCCTTCAGCAAAAACCAAGGCCAGGAAGGGGAGGTGGTACTGCAAAAGGATCAAAGAGCTAGACTGAACAGCTGGGCGTGGGGTGTGGATAGGATTCTGGGGATGAAGAAGTTGCTGCTGGAGAGAAGCTGGGGAATCAGCTCACTTATTTAGCCAATTCTAAGCCGCCGTGCTATTGCCATCGTGACTTCATTCCAGGCACATGAGGCCAACACAGAACTTCCCCAGGCTCAGGGGAAGTGTTAAAAGAAGATGATTTGGAATGGAAAAGATCCTGGGTGGAGACCTAGCCTCCTGGAGAGGAGTCTGGGAAATCTGCTTGGTGTTAGGTTCCCTTGTAACCCACCTGGGGTGCCAGAATAAAGCATCCCTACATAGCTTGGTGATGTGAACTGTATGGTGGTCCCTGGGGTCCTAACTCCAGAGTGCCCAGTGCCTTGACTAAAAGACCTACCCTTTCTTTCCCACCCTCTGCAAAACAGTTCAAGTTTCTCTCTGGCAACACATCCTGTACATCACGGTCTGATCTCAACTAATGCTATGGGAAGATAACAGAAAGGTCTGTTCCACACTTGAGGCCTCTTAGGAAAAGTGAAGGATCACGTCTTCTACTCCCCGTCCCTTCTTCATCCCATTAGCAACAGCTACAGCAGAGAGGCTATCAGTCATCTAGACCCAGGTGGAGTCGGATATGGGGCCATGACGACCTGAAGTAAGCCCAGGACGTAAGAATGTGAGCACATGCTTTCTTGAATGCACCCAAGCTAGCCCCTGTGAAACTCATAGAAATGACTGAGGACACTGTCAGGTAGGGTGAATAAATTCTTACAATCCAATAGGTAAAAGTTTGAAGTCATTGAAAtggataaaaattatttgacaataatAATTTTGGGCAATAATAACATCATATTATTGTCACAGGCAGATGAGGCCTGGACATGATAATTACATTTTGGGGATTCTTTATGAGATCTGTATTACAGGCTAGTTACTGGCCCTAGAATTGGACTAGTTAACATTGGAAATGGGGTGGATACTTGACTTAAATAACTATGTGTCTTAAGGACTGACTTAGTTGACCTTCTCCAAACAATTAACAGTCTGGCATAAAGTTGAATTCAGGGTTCCAAGAAATAATTTACTGCTTTTAAGTGACATGATTTCAGGATTCTGAttcattaaagatttaaataacaaTCTTAAGGCCTGAAGTACAGCCTGGGCACCCagttacataaatataatttcagcTTAATCTTAATGCCTGAACCTTTTATtccatttctaattatttcctcGGTATTAATTTCTAGATATGGAATTATTGAGTCAAAGATGAACTTCTTTAAGTCTCATAATCATATTGCTTTGGTAATACCAATTTGCATGTTGTGTATGGGGGTATACAGTAGTAcgcattatcatttaaaaatcactgttaaCATGATTGTTGAAAATTTGCATCTCATTGTTTGTTTGATTTACCTTTCTATTAAAGAAAGGTTGAggttgaattatttttcctatttttatgggACAGTTATAGTTCTTGTTTTGTGAATTGTCTGCTCAAAAAGAGTTTCTTTATTTGGATCTTTGTCTTCTTCTTAATAATCTGTATATCCTTTTCAATATATTAAGGCCAATAACCTTTATCCTTTATATCtgctgcaaacattttctccagttGTTTTTTTAGTTGAAGATGCAGTTGAATTGTCTGCCCGCCTTTGTTTTAGTTTCTTCCCAAGATCCTGCTTTAGCATCTTGCCCCTTAATTCCAAATgccacagcccacagccaagtAACTGATGTTCTACCTCAGGGCTGGGCCGAGGTGCTCTCTTCCCCCAGCATCTGGGATCCCTGCTTCTCTGAGAAGGGGAATAAACGCTTTACTcatgtctgttttctttcacaATACCTGTTTCTTTGTGTAAGTGCGTATCTTGTGGGTGATGGGAAAACTGTCAGTGTTTCCTGGTGTTGCTGCCAAGTATGTCTCAATAGGCTTATGAAACCAGTCTGTCAGTCATAGTCCTGCATGCAGCGTGTCTTTCCTCTAAGTCTTTGGTCTGATTTAAAAACTCATGTATATGATATCGTCTAGGCCCCAGaagcttatttgaaaatattttgttgcattttcagatttatttaaaTTCACACAAAATTTGACATAATTTACTCTACATAGCTGGCATTTCTTATACCACATATCAACATACATTTAAGTTCTCTCTTACTGCTAGCAGAAGCACAAACTGACCTTGCAAATCAAACCTAATGGGTGCTGAGACACTTTGCTTTATCTCACAGCTATGACCAATCACTTATTATCTATTTCTGCAAGGTACATTAGAATTCCAATCACATTGCTTCACAGTAATACCTTATAAATGGCAAAAGACTTCTTCCCAGAGAGTAAAGAGTATCACCTTATTATTTGGGACAGGAACAGCCTGGGATACGAGGGAGAAAGAGTACACAGAGGCTACCAAAGAAAAGGCTGACGACATTTACAACTTGGCTGAGACCCATCTTGAACTTGGAGAGGTGAAGACCCAAAGAGCTTACAGGAAGAAAGATGAAGGGATAATGTGGCAGAAAGCTCTGGAACTGTGGGGCCTGTGGCATTTAATTTGGTGTCACTCACAGGGTGGCTTGGATGTGTGGCTCCAGCACAGCTCATGGTTGCATAAGGTCCAGAGTCCTGCGTAGAGTTCAAGGCCATTCTTGACCACCAGGAACTGCACCCAGTGCAGTGGGGACACGCAGATCAGGATTAGGAGGCTAAAAGCACAGAGGCTGCCACAGAACATTCGGATGTAGGTGTGTGTCTGATCCATATGATGCTGCCGCCTCTGGGGTGGCATCGAGGCACTCGGATGTTTGTTGGTGGGGAGGGTAGGCTACAAGGATGAGGGAGATATTGCCTACCCAAAAGGATCGCCCCTGATCCCCAGGGTCTCCTATTCTTCTCTACCTCAACTATCCCCATGTGGGTTCAATTTGTGGATATCTTTCCCTGCtccttttataaaaacaaaaattttagggTGATCTTTTCTCTGTCCTTTGGACACTCTGTCTAGCCCCACCTTTAAGTAAGTCCTCTTCCTGTCATCTGACCTCCAATTAGGTGGCTCCTCACCCTTTGGTATTTCCGGTTCCCCTTTATTTTGGGAACCTCGGGAGTGTGGAAGGTCAAGACTAAATTTTCCCTCCGCGCCATCTTGGCAGCCAGTTCACTTTCTAACTGCCACGGAATTTGTCTCAGCATGTCCTCTCACGTGCTGGCAGCACCAAAAAAGGCCAGGACCCATTGCTCAGAtcccatttctgttttttattctgGGTCTGGCCAGATTAGGAAGAAACTATCACATTTTaagcatgtgtatgtatatgtgatgctccccaccctcccttctccAACTTTCCCCAACTCCTTTATTAAATAAATCCACAAATATCTTGTCAGCAGTTGCTGTGTGTCAGGCTTTGTGCTAGGTCCTGAGAcataaaaatgagtaagacacAGTTCCCACATAGCAAATAATAAAGTGTATTCAGAAGTCAATTGCTTTCGGTTATTCTTTAAGATTAGATACATGTCAGTAGCCAGTAGGCTGGAGTTCATCCCAGCTATCTCTCAGGCTTATGAACCAGTCTGTCAGTCATAGTCCTTCAAGCAGCATCCACCCTCTTCTCCCTTTTTCGCTCTGGTTCCCTCTTTTCAACAGCCTCTACTCAGAAAGCCCTTTACGGGTGCtacaccactgccactgccacagcTGATAGGGGCCACTATGAAAATGCCAGTAACCATATAGCCCAGAAGGCTACATACCAATGTGCTAAAAGCTACCATTCTTCAAGATACTGCAGCAATGCTGGGTTCTATGTGGACATGAGGAGAATGGGCTTTTCTTGATTCTACAATCAGCACATCTTGTGCCCAGAGTATCTCAAAGTGTCCTTTTCAAACAGCTCTCTCAGCATCTGATCCTAACTTCTCTCCCTACAAGGGCTCAAAATCAATCTAGGATGTGGTATAGATGTCATCTGGTTCTACAGCATGATCACTGATTCAAATAAATACCCTGTCAGATTCCCAGCTCTTGTTTTCTACAAACAGATAAACTCTGATTCCTAAATTTGGGCTCAATTGGGAGGCCCTGCCATActtttcttctagaatacctgcttcccacccaccccaaccTGTTTACATCCATTCTTTAGTTCAGCTGGTGGGAACTACTAGCAGCGCCTAGATATGTCTGTGCTTTGGCATGGAGTCTTCCTTCTGCTAAAGTGTTATTTGACTCTCTGTCTCCTAGTACTCAACTCAATTGCCAGAAGAGTATTATTTAATGTTGACTGAATGATGAACGACACACTTTTATGTAAAGAACAGAAGTTGACACAGAAGCTAGAATGGTTAACATCTCAGTAGatacaga encodes:
- the TMEM202 gene encoding transmembrane protein 202; translation: MARRENLVLTFHTPEVPKIKGNRKYQRPTLPTNKHPSASMPPQRRQHHMDQTHTYIRMFCGSLCAFSLLILICVSPLHWVQFLVVKNGLELYAGLWTLCNHELCWSHTSKPPYYLQYSRAFFLISVLTMLILLGWLFSSCLPRRGSTTRNLDLKVSMLSFISATCLLLCLSLFVAQVYWYTTDAIESDLLWTYHINWWSDFLCAFAGIISFLNYLSSRSRPPNQNVTVIPVEKSRLGFGPVTTVLPAKDERSKSKKQSLREGEKNLPNAGL